From the genome of Bactrocera oleae isolate idBacOlea1 chromosome 2, idBacOlea1, whole genome shotgun sequence, one region includes:
- the TkR99D gene encoding tachykinin-like peptides receptor 99D isoform X1 has product MPDSHIPTTAVSEFGSIEPYKVDTFNEFESSGVGGGQGDVIIATENTRAVFGGLVNDLRDNYSQLIGTTSVIDWCNQSLLLYGINNCSMNIYSGINDTLVDDDISFILPWWRQVLWSILFGGMVLVATGGNLIVVWVVMTTKRMRTVTNYFIVNLSIADAMVSSLNVTFNYIYMLDNDWPFGELYCKISQFIATLSISASVFTLMAISIDRYVAIMKPLEPRMSKRCNLGIASFIWIASITISCPMLLFFTTGEVELKDGTRIVCYTEWPDGPTNHSQQEYVYNIVFMILTYILPIISMTVTYSRVGIELWGSKTIGEYTPRQVENVRSKRRVVKMMMVVVLIFAVCWLPFHIYFIVTSCYPALTQTPFIQEVYLGIYWLAMSNSMYNPIIYCWMNSRFRYGFKRFFRWCPFVKVGAESLNRRDNMTSRYSCSGSPDHNRIKRNVNSSFCVSLPDTQRSFLYTCPGSPKKHRVASHYGVLRNSTVVSHRDPMRQSAAIGTNNTSAYHQRFTISHCGNSHELTSLTSLSGSPGAGQYGFVMKAEPIKVALRNGSAQQVSLPLWPATVETTDTEACTTTPPPSTLGAGEVRGFEDSRVDDAGSGMCRVEETNVRAAS; this is encoded by the exons ATGCCCGACTCACACATACCAACGACGGCAGTGAGTGAATTTGGGAGCATAGAACCCTACAAGGTCGACACTTTTAATGAATTCGAGAGCAGCGGTGTCGGGGGCGGTCAAGGCGATGTCATAATTGCTACTGAAAATACTCGTGCTGTTTTCGGCGGCTTAGTGAACGACCTACGAGATAATTATTCCCAACTTATCGGTACCACATCGGTCATTGATTGGTGCAATCAATCACTGCTACTGTATGGCATAAATAACTGTAGTATGAATATTTACAGTGGAATTAACGATACATTGGT TGACGATGACATATCATTCATTCTTCCATGGTGGCGCCAAGTCCTGTGGTCTATTTTATTCGGTGGCATGGTTTTGGTGGCAACAGGAGGAAATTTAATTGTCGTTTGGGTTGTTATGACGACGAAAAGAATGCGAACCGTTACCAATTATTTCATAG TGAATCTCTCCATCGCGGATGCCATGGTATCCAGTCTCAACGTGACgttcaattatatttacatgCTGGACAACGATTGGCCTTTCGGTGAACTATATTGCAAAATATCGCAATTTATAGCAACGCTGAGCATAAGCGCTTCAGTGTTTACACTAATGGCGATATCCATCGACAG ATATGTTGCCATCATGAAGCCACTGGAACCGCGTATGAGTAAGCGGTGTAATCTGGGCATCGCCTCGTTCATTTGGATAGCGTCAATTACGATATCATGCCCGATGTTGCTCTTTTTTACAACCGGCGAAGTCGAACTGAAGGATGGTACCCGAATTGTATGCTATACCGAGTGGCCTGATGGTCCTACGAATCATTCGCAACAGGAATATGT tTATAATATCGTTTTTATGATTCTCACGTATATACTGCCCATCATTTCTATGACGGTCACTTATTCACGAGTTGGCATTGAACTTTGGGGATCAAAGACAATCGGAGAGTATACGCCTAGACAGGTGGAGAATGTTCGGAGCAAGCGTAGG GTGGTGAAAATGATGATGGTTGTGGTGCTGATATTTGCCGTTTGTTGGTTGCCTTTTCACATTTATTTCATAGTCACATCATGTTATCCGGCGCTGACACAGACTCCTTTCATTCAGGAAGTCTATTTAGGCATCTATTGGCTAGCCATGAGTAACTCCATGTATAATCCAATTATTTACTGCTGGATGAACTCAAG ATTCCGTTACGGCTTCAAGCGGTTCTTCCGCTGGTGCCCGTTTGTTAAAGTCGGGGCTGAATCTTTAAATCGGCGTGACAATATGACTTCGCGATACTCATGCTCAGGTTCACCGGATCATAATCGCATCAAGAGAAATG TCAATTCATCCTTTTGTGTGTCTCTTCCAGATACACAGCGCTCATTTTTATACACCTGTCCGGGCTCGCCAAAAAAGCATCGAGTGGCCTCACATTATG GTGTGTTACGTAATTCCACAGTAGTATCCCATCGAGATCCTATGCGACAGTCAGCGGCAATTGGCACCAACAACACCAGCGCATATCATCAACGCTTCACCATTAGTCACTGCGGCAATAGTCACGAGCTGACATCGCTGACGTCGTTAAGCGGCTCACCGGGTGCGGGACAATATGGATTCGTAATGAAAGCTGAGCCCATCAAAGTGGCGCTGCGAAATGGCAGCGCACAACAAGTGTCGTTGCCATTGTGGCCAGCGACAGTTGAAACAACCGACACCGAAGCATGTACAACAACACCGCCGCCATCCACACTTGGCGCTGG
- the TkR99D gene encoding tachykinin-like peptides receptor 99D isoform X2 — translation MPDSHIPTTAVSEFGSIEPYKVDTFNEFESSGVGGGQGDVIIATENTRAVFGGLVNDLRDNYSQLIGTTSVIDWCNQSLLLYGINNCSMNIYSGINDTLVDDDISFILPWWRQVLWSILFGGMVLVATGGNLIVVWVVMTTKRMRTVTNYFIVNLSIADAMVSSLNVTFNYIYMLDNDWPFGELYCKISQFIATLSISASVFTLMAISIDRYVAIMKPLEPRMSKRCNLGIASFIWIASITISCPMLLFFTTGEVELKDGTRIVCYTEWPDGPTNHSQQEYVYNIVFMILTYILPIISMTVTYSRVGIELWGSKTIGEYTPRQVENVRSKRRVVKMMMVVVLIFAVCWLPFHIYFIVTSCYPALTQTPFIQEVYLGIYWLAMSNSMYNPIIYCWMNSRFRYGFKRFFRWCPFVKVGAESLNRRDNMTSRYSCSGSPDHNRIKRNDTQRSFLYTCPGSPKKHRVASHYGVLRNSTVVSHRDPMRQSAAIGTNNTSAYHQRFTISHCGNSHELTSLTSLSGSPGAGQYGFVMKAEPIKVALRNGSAQQVSLPLWPATVETTDTEACTTTPPPSTLGAGEVRGFEDSRVDDAGSGMCRVEETNVRAAS, via the exons ATGCCCGACTCACACATACCAACGACGGCAGTGAGTGAATTTGGGAGCATAGAACCCTACAAGGTCGACACTTTTAATGAATTCGAGAGCAGCGGTGTCGGGGGCGGTCAAGGCGATGTCATAATTGCTACTGAAAATACTCGTGCTGTTTTCGGCGGCTTAGTGAACGACCTACGAGATAATTATTCCCAACTTATCGGTACCACATCGGTCATTGATTGGTGCAATCAATCACTGCTACTGTATGGCATAAATAACTGTAGTATGAATATTTACAGTGGAATTAACGATACATTGGT TGACGATGACATATCATTCATTCTTCCATGGTGGCGCCAAGTCCTGTGGTCTATTTTATTCGGTGGCATGGTTTTGGTGGCAACAGGAGGAAATTTAATTGTCGTTTGGGTTGTTATGACGACGAAAAGAATGCGAACCGTTACCAATTATTTCATAG TGAATCTCTCCATCGCGGATGCCATGGTATCCAGTCTCAACGTGACgttcaattatatttacatgCTGGACAACGATTGGCCTTTCGGTGAACTATATTGCAAAATATCGCAATTTATAGCAACGCTGAGCATAAGCGCTTCAGTGTTTACACTAATGGCGATATCCATCGACAG ATATGTTGCCATCATGAAGCCACTGGAACCGCGTATGAGTAAGCGGTGTAATCTGGGCATCGCCTCGTTCATTTGGATAGCGTCAATTACGATATCATGCCCGATGTTGCTCTTTTTTACAACCGGCGAAGTCGAACTGAAGGATGGTACCCGAATTGTATGCTATACCGAGTGGCCTGATGGTCCTACGAATCATTCGCAACAGGAATATGT tTATAATATCGTTTTTATGATTCTCACGTATATACTGCCCATCATTTCTATGACGGTCACTTATTCACGAGTTGGCATTGAACTTTGGGGATCAAAGACAATCGGAGAGTATACGCCTAGACAGGTGGAGAATGTTCGGAGCAAGCGTAGG GTGGTGAAAATGATGATGGTTGTGGTGCTGATATTTGCCGTTTGTTGGTTGCCTTTTCACATTTATTTCATAGTCACATCATGTTATCCGGCGCTGACACAGACTCCTTTCATTCAGGAAGTCTATTTAGGCATCTATTGGCTAGCCATGAGTAACTCCATGTATAATCCAATTATTTACTGCTGGATGAACTCAAG ATTCCGTTACGGCTTCAAGCGGTTCTTCCGCTGGTGCCCGTTTGTTAAAGTCGGGGCTGAATCTTTAAATCGGCGTGACAATATGACTTCGCGATACTCATGCTCAGGTTCACCGGATCATAATCGCATCAAGAGAAATG ATACACAGCGCTCATTTTTATACACCTGTCCGGGCTCGCCAAAAAAGCATCGAGTGGCCTCACATTATG GTGTGTTACGTAATTCCACAGTAGTATCCCATCGAGATCCTATGCGACAGTCAGCGGCAATTGGCACCAACAACACCAGCGCATATCATCAACGCTTCACCATTAGTCACTGCGGCAATAGTCACGAGCTGACATCGCTGACGTCGTTAAGCGGCTCACCGGGTGCGGGACAATATGGATTCGTAATGAAAGCTGAGCCCATCAAAGTGGCGCTGCGAAATGGCAGCGCACAACAAGTGTCGTTGCCATTGTGGCCAGCGACAGTTGAAACAACCGACACCGAAGCATGTACAACAACACCGCCGCCATCCACACTTGGCGCTGG